Proteins found in one Candidatus Thorarchaeota archaeon genomic segment:
- the msrA gene encoding peptide-methionine (S)-S-oxide reductase MsrA, with product MKKATFGGGCFWCTEAVFQRIRGVQSVTSGYAGGDVANPTYQEVCSGNTGHAEVVQIEYEPDEISYEELLDVFFETHDPTTLNRQGNDVGTQYRSIILYHDKQQKSLATKKINELDESGKYEDSVVTEITDFEEFYPAEGYHQDYYEKNPSRGYCRVVIKPKLEKMEKSFSLRLND from the coding sequence ATGAAAAAAGCAACATTTGGAGGAGGATGCTTCTGGTGCACTGAAGCAGTCTTCCAGCGCATAAGGGGAGTACAGTCGGTCACCTCAGGATATGCAGGAGGAGACGTAGCTAACCCAACCTATCAAGAAGTATGCTCTGGAAACACTGGTCACGCAGAAGTCGTTCAAATCGAGTATGAGCCAGACGAGATAAGCTATGAAGAACTCCTTGACGTTTTCTTTGAAACACATGACCCAACCACCTTGAATAGACAAGGTAACGATGTGGGAACCCAGTATAGATCCATCATTCTCTACCACGACAAGCAACAAAAGTCATTGGCCACGAAGAAGATAAACGAGCTCGATGAAAGCGGAAAATACGAAGATTCTGTAGTCACAGAGATTACCGATTTCGAAGAATTCTATCCAGCGGAAGGATATCATCAGGATTACTATGAGAAAAACCCCAGCCGCGGATATTGCAGAGTAGTAATCAAGCCAAAATTAGAGAAAATGGAGAAGTCATTTTCACTCAGACTTAATGATTGA